TAAAATTTTAATCGAGTTGAATTTCATCCGGTTTAGGTTTTCTTTTTTCATAGAATAAGATTTTTGTTGTTTATACAAAAACTATATTTGTTTGTTTCACCTTTAATTAGGGACATTCGGCAGAACCAGGGCCAGATCGGGGAGTAATAAAGCATACAGGATCCACATCGTAATCCCGATTGAAACGGGGATTGTCAGATTATCGTCTGCCCATCCGGTCGATATATTTTCCGCGACAGCACCGACACCCACGGCAATTACAGCAATAACAAATTCAGTAATACTTCCTTCTATCTTCGGTGTAAATAAAATAACAACAATAGAGAAGATAAAAAATGCAATAGTCCCTTCCAGACTTTTAAGCAGAAACTGAGTCTGTCCGAACTTCCTGCCAATAAGAGCGGCAGCAATATCACCGATAATAAGGACAGCAAAGCCGGTTACTGCAAATACTTTAGGAAAGATTGCGATAACAAGAACGGCTGAGATAAGAACATAGGTTGCACCGTTCAAATTTTTTCTTTTTTCATCCTTTTCATGTTTTCGAAGCATGAAACCGAAAATTTTATAAAAAATATTGCTGAACGGTTTAAAATAATATCTGCTTAAATCGAGTACCAGAGAGAGCAGAGCCAGGGGAATGAGGATAGAAAGGGCCAATTCCCGAGTAATGAAATAATAGACGACAGGGATAGAAAGGGAGCAGAGATGAATGGCCTTTCTCAGAACCTCACTTTGGTAATCTATAGTTGCGCGATCAGTTGCTACCATCACTCTTTTCAGGAGATTTATCAGCTTCTCTTTTCTGTTTTTCCTCAAGGAGTGCTTTCACATGATCCGGAATTTCCTTCGCGGGAGACTCCTTGGAACCGGCACCGTTCTTTTTAACGGGAGGTAATTCCTCACCGCGCATAATCTTATCTATCTCGTCTGCATCAAGGATTTCTCTTTCGAGCAGTTCTTTTGAGAGTTTATGGAGCAGATCGATATTTTCCGAAAGAATTTTCTCGGCCCTCTCCATACCGTTCATAATTATCCTCTTTAATTCCGCATCGATCTCCTGTGCTGTCTGTTCACTGTAATCTTTGTGTTTAGTAATTTCCCT
This Melioribacteraceae bacterium DNA region includes the following protein-coding sequences:
- a CDS encoding dolichol kinase yields the protein MVATDRATIDYQSEVLRKAIHLCSLSIPVVYYFITRELALSILIPLALLSLVLDLSRYYFKPFSNIFYKIFGFMLRKHEKDEKRKNLNGATYVLISAVLVIAIFPKVFAVTGFAVLIIGDIAAALIGRKFGQTQFLLKSLEGTIAFFIFSIVVILFTPKIEGSITEFVIAVIAVGVGAVAENISTGWADDNLTIPVSIGITMWILYALLLPDLALVLPNVPN